The sequence below is a genomic window from Phormidium ambiguum IAM M-71.
TATGTATTTTCATAGCACAACCATTAATTTTATATGTTATTTCATCTAATCTCATACCAGGATTTAGTGGATTTGTAGATGGACAGGATTATATTTGAAATTATACATTTTTATATATTATTTCCTTTATTCCATAATTAATTCTAATTAATCCTGTTCATCCTCTAATCCATAAAATCCTGATCCTGACGATATTGTAATCGATAAAGTTGAGCAAAAAGCCCATTCAATTTTAATAACTCCTGAAGATTACCCTGTTCCATGACTCTTCCCTCGTTGAGCACAATAATTTGATCTGCATCTTCAATAGTAGACAAGCGATGGGCAATTACAATCACTGTGCGACTTTGGCTAAGAGTGCGAAGCGACTCTTGAATCAGATTTTCTGAAATACTATCAAGAGCATTTGTAGCTTCATCAAGAATGAGAATTTCTGGATTGCGGATAATTGCGCGAGTTAGAGCAATTCGCTGTCTTTGTCCACCGGAAAGTCGAATTCCGCGATCGCCAACTTTAGTATCATAACCTAAAGGCAATTTATTAATAAATTCATCAGCATTAGCAAGTTTAGCCGCCGCGATAATCTCTTCTTCAGTTGCATCTAATCGACCGTAAGCAATGTTTTCTCGTAATGTAGTATTAAAAATATATAAATCCTGACTGACGATCGCAATTCTTTCCCGCCAAGAAGCTAAATTCAAATCTTTTAACCGATAACTATCTATATAAATTTCTCCCTCCGTCACCTCATAAAAACGGCAAATCAAATCAATCAACGTAGATTTACCTGCACCTGAATAACCAACTATAGCAGTAGTTTTGCCTTTCGGTATCTTCAGGGAAATATTCTGAAGCGCAGGCCGATCCAAGTCATTGTATTTAAAGGTAACATCATCAAAAAATATCCCTTTTCTTAAACTTTGAAACGGAATATTACCAGAGCGAATATAAGTTTTATCCGCACATTTTAAAAGACTCATTACCTCTTTAACAGAACCACTCAACGCTACGATATTTACCCGCGCACTATCTAACTGCCTAAGTGGTGATTGCAGGCGATACAGCATGAAAATAAAAGTTAGCAATGTTGGTAAATTGGATTTATCTTGAACAGCAGCAACCAAAATAAAAGTCAAAGCCGCTGTATACAAAACCTCAGAAAGTGGATATACTCCTCCAGAGAGTTTATCCAATTTTGTAAAATAATTACACACTCGATCTGATGCTTGTTCAAAATACTCTAGCTCATAAGATTCTCTGCCAAAAGCTCGAATTACTCTCATTCCAGCTAGCCCTTCCATCGATCGATTAACAAATACAGCATTGGCTTGTGCTGCCTGTTCTCCCAATAGCTTTACCTTTCGCGTTACTGCTTGAATGGTGCTGGAAATTACTATTACAAAAAGACCAACTAATAATGTTAATTGCCAGGATATGAGTACTAGTAAAGTAACAAAAACTGAAATTGTACAAACACTTATAATCAAGCTAATTAATGCCGCTAAAGCCTGAGCGGTTTGCCAGGTTTCATTATTCAATACACTGACAAATTTACCGGATTGCTGAGATTCTAAAAAACTATAATTTACTCTCAATAATTG
It includes:
- a CDS encoding ABC transporter ATP-binding protein, encoding MKEAKAIKTLLPLLKIYPFAVPIIVLLGILSSISEGLGISLFIPFIQNFEQLSEPSVNNNFLINFLNNLFVGIPPQQRLFVIPLCILGTILIKNGLLYGNTIFFSWLNWQISHRLRCNIFQQLLRVNYSFLESQQSGKFVSVLNNETWQTAQALAALISLIISVCTISVFVTLLVLISWQLTLLVGLFVIVISSTIQAVTRKVKLLGEQAAQANAVFVNRSMEGLAGMRVIRAFGRESYELEYFEQASDRVCNYFTKLDKLSGGVYPLSEVLYTAALTFILVAAVQDKSNLPTLLTFIFMLYRLQSPLRQLDSARVNIVALSGSVKEVMSLLKCADKTYIRSGNIPFQSLRKGIFFDDVTFKYNDLDRPALQNISLKIPKGKTTAIVGYSGAGKSTLIDLICRFYEVTEGEIYIDSYRLKDLNLASWRERIAIVSQDLYIFNTTLRENIAYGRLDATEEEIIAAAKLANADEFINKLPLGYDTKVGDRGIRLSGGQRQRIALTRAIIRNPEILILDEATNALDSISENLIQESLRTLSQSRTVIVIAHRLSTIEDADQIIVLNEGRVMEQGNLQELLKLNGLFAQLYRLQYRQDQDFMD